A region of the Nocardia asteroides genome:
GGGACAGTGCTGGCAACCACACGGCCGGGTGAGCCAGTGATGCTGGAGCTCAACTCGGCCGTCATGGTCGAATGTCCGGACAGCCCAACGATGGTCGGTCCGATGGTCGAATTGAGTTACCTGCACCGTCACGTGGCTGAAGTTGTTATCCCGACGCTTGTCACTGGGCGGTCTCTGCCGCAGTCGCTGCCGCCCGCGATCGATCTGGGTAACAGTGGCAAAACCGTGCACGAAAGGATTCAAGCGGGGGAGTGGTCCTATGCTCACAACCGCTGGTCCTCCGCGGCGTTCGCGAACTTCGACGAGTGGTCGAGCATTCCGCCCGAGATTCTTGAAACCGCTCAACCTAATACGGGTGCGGAGGAGTAGACGCCGCTCCGATTACAACTTTTGACGCGCCCGAGACAATCGATTCGCGACGGAAACCCGGCGCGACATCGTCGACGAAATCAGTGAACTCGTTGACGCGCAGCTCGACAACTCCAGCAACCGGTCCGGATATGAATTCAACGCCAACCGAGAACGCTGCCGACACTGCGGCGGCTCAAATCACGCGACGCATGCGCGACATGCGACGCTGCGGCGGTACGACGAAGAATACGGGTACGCCGACGACGGCTCGACGGTATTGTGTCCCGGATCCGCCTACGAAAGCGAACGGACACCGCCCACGGGTTGGGTTCGCGGCCATCCCGAGAGCGACCTCGGTAGACGAACAGATTCGGGTAGCGTTGACGTCGATACCGATGGATCCGCACACAAGACGATGAGGCTCCCGAAGCAGGCGCTCCAGGCGATCTCCGCGCAACGTCCGGTGCCGAGGTGTGGTGGGTGACGTATACCGTGCCGTGGGTGCGGGCCCTTGGTCGGTGTCGGCAACAGCCCGGTCGGTACCAGCGTCCCGGGTTCACGACTTGCGGCCGTTTTCACGGGGCCCGGGGCCTGTTTTCAGTCTGCTGCTGATCCGTATTTTTCTTGCATGGCTTGGCCGTGTTGTTTGGCCATGTGGTGGGCTTGGGTGGCGGTGATGTCGCGGTCGGCGAGCTTTTGGGCTATTTCACGTGCTGTCTGGGTGTGTTCGGCGCGCATCGGGGGGTTGTCGAGGGTCCAGGTGGGCGGGTATTGGTGGCCTTTGACGGGGTCGCGGAAGCCTGCGTCGCCAGCGGCGCGGTTGGCGAAGGCGTCCATGACGGTGCGGTCGGCGACCCGGCCGTCGATCATCGGCCGGTAGTTGGCGTATCCGTCGATGTGGCGGATGCCTTCCTCGGTGAATCGGATGCGCTCATTGTTTTCGATCATGGTGCGGCCGAGGATGCGGTCGGGGGAGTGGCGTGCCGAGGAGAGGTCTTCGGGGGCCAGGTCTAAGGTGCCTTCCAGGGAGTGCGGTTCGGCCAAGGTTTGCAGATCGACCCCGGCGATGGCTTGGACGAGGGGATCGGGGTCGTTTTTGCCGGCTTGGGCTTTGGTTTGTTCGTCGAAGGCGGTGCCCAGGATCATGTCGTGGATGCGGTCGGCGCGCCCGGGGTCGTAGTCCAGGGCCAGGGCGTGGGCGCGGGCCAGCTCGCCGGAGCGTAGTTCGTCGTAGCCGTCGGGGTTGTTCTTTTTGCGGCCGTCGCCGTAGTTGGCGTCGCTATAGGTGTCGGCCACCGCGGCGTCGAGTCGTTCGTGGGGTTGGGCGCCGATGTTGTCCAAGTGTTTTTGCAGCAGGCGCCCATCGTGGTCGAGGTCGAATCCATTGTGGTAGGTGGCCGGGGCTTGATATTCGAAACGTTCGAGCTCGCCGAAGAGCGTGTTGGCTCGTCCGATGTCGGGGTCGCCGTAGAGGGTGGAGGTGATGTGTTTACCGTTGGCGGCCAGCCGGACCGCGGTATCGGCATCGGGGTGGTTGAGGGCTTGCTCCGGCAGGAAGGACCGTACGGCGTCGATTTCGCGTTGCATCACGTGCGCTTCCAGCGGGGGCTGAGTCGGGTCGAGCAGCCGGGCCCGCATCAGCTTGAGGTCCTTGACATCCTTGCTGAGCCTGCGTTCGTCCTTGAGCGCGTAGACGTCGGGAAGGCTGGCGACCCAGATCCCTTCCGGTGTGCGCCACGCACGGCGGGCCAACTCGCCATGCGAGGGCTCGTATTTGCGCTGGTGCATGACCTCGAGGTCGCCGTTTCTCAACGCTGTAATTCCGTCGGAGAATCGGTGTTCCGACCAGCCGGGTTGGTCCCGCATATACCGGTACGCGGCCTCGGACACCTTCACGTCGAGGTGGTGCGAGAAGCGGACCGGAGTTCCGAAGGCGAGGTTCATCGCGGTGCTACCGGTGATGAGGGCCTCTCGTGACACGTTCTCCCCCAATGGGGCGAGCCGGGCCGCCAGCGACGGCTGCTTCGACACCACCCCCGGCACACCGTCGCCCACCTCGGGGGTGGGGCGATCAGTGACCTCCACACGCCCGAACCCGGACGCGGCTCGCTCGAGCGGAACTCGCCCTTCACGGTCCTTGTCGACCACTGTCTCGACAAACTTCTCTACACCCTTTGCGGCCCCCCGAGACGGCTGCTCAGCTGCCGAACCCATGCCCGGCGCAAGAGCCCTGAGCCTGTCACCCATCCTGCGAAGCCAGTCCGCCGACCCCCGTACCACCGCGCGACCCTACCACCCAAAAACAATGGAGTTTCGCCAACCAGCTTGTCCTGCAACATGTTTTATGTTATGGATCGCTGGCCGACAGTGTACCAACGAGCAGCCCACGCCTCCCACACCATCGATCTGTGAGGGGGCGCACTCCATCCGACGGGAAGTCCGATGCGCCGGTGCGCGACTTCGGCGCCCGCAGCACCCCGGCCGCTCCCCTCCGGGCCCGCCCCGATATTTGCCCGCCCGCCGGGCAGCCGCGCTCACGTCGGATGTTTCACGTCGATCGGCCGAGGCAACTGAACGTCGTGTTGGGGTACGCTCCAACACCACGTTCGAAGCGAGGCTAACAGCGTCAAGGCGAGGCCCTTCGCTGAATTTCCTGACGCAAGTCCGCCTGGCTTACAGAGGCCATCCGAGCGCCTGGGTGGTTCTACATGTCATCTACGACACCACTTATAGGTGGGTCTGAACGTCACTGGTGATCCGAAGATGTTGGTACAGACGAATTTCGGCGTCACCGGGCCGTGATGGTGGTAGGTTGCGCTGCAACGTTCTGTGTGCTTCAGCTGAAGGAGACGACCGTGCGACTCGCCCGTATCCTCGCTCTGTCCGCCGGTGCGCTGCTGCTCGGTTCCGGTCTCACGCTCGCCGCCGGGTCCTCGGCCGGCGCGGAGGGCGTTGGACTCGACGTCGCCGCCTTCAGCTGTCCCCAGCCCGACGGCCTCTTCCCGCACCCAGAGGACGTGACGAGGTACGTTGAGTGCTCGAACAACATCGCGACCGTTCAATCGTGTCCGTCCGGCCTGCATTGGAACCGGAATGGCCAGTACTGCGACTGGCCGTCCAGCGCGGGGGCGGTGGCTGACGAATACCAATCCGGCCAAGGCTCGGCCCGGCATCGGTCTTAACCCCGCCACCAGGCCGAAACCATGCGAGCACGCCCCGGCTTGTTCTGATGGCCAGGGAAGTCGAGGCTGAACATCTCGTTCCAGGTATTGCGCCCGGCTTCGCAGGGGGCGGTGCGGCGTGTCGCGCTCTCGTTCAGAAGCTGCGTGGCTCGACCGAGCTGAAGGACTGGGTGGCTCGGTTCCCGACGCTCGAGATCTCCGCTCAGTGGTGAGCAGAACGAACAGTGGGGTAAGCGTTTTGGAGATCAAGGATGCACCCCCGATAACGCGGCGATACGCAGGGCATCGGCCCACTTCACCGCATCCGGCGTGAAGTCCTCCCGGCACTTGCCCAGTCGCTCTGCGCGATTTCCAGCACCGCCGGGTCGGCGGTGCTGATTCCCGGAGTCCGACGCGCGCTCCGGTGATGTGGGCATCGCGGCGGATCGCGGTGAGGAGTTGGCTGCGCAGAGGTACGGGTAGCCCAGTGCTGTAGAGGGATCGCGCCCAGCTGGCGTTGGGTGGCGGGTTGGGTGCCGCTGCGGAGCGGGCGGTATCTGCTTCGCTGGTTGTCCCAGTGGCCGTGGACGTCGATCTGGCCGGGCAGGGTGTGGTAGGCCACCTTGTCGTCCCATGAGCTGGATGTGCGGCGGGTCCAGGTGTGGATCGGTCGCGGATGGTGGTGAGGTCTTCGTCGACCCAGTCGCGGATCATCAGGCGTCCGCTGGAGGGGACGGTGATGGCGTGGGAGCGTCCGTGTGGGTAGTGGGCCGGGTCGCGGTCGAGGTGCGCGGCGACTTGCAATACCGCAGCACGGATACTACTGAACCGAGCCCTCGCACGCGGCACAGCCCGAGCGGCGCCGGTTGAGCGACCCTGGGCCCACGCCCAGCAACCTGACCTTGCCCGTCCCTGCACGTACGGGTGTGAGGGCGATGATCACGGTGCCCGCCCCTTCTCGTCGTTCCGAACTACGCCGATTCGGCGGTCCGGTATGCGATCCTGGGCAGGATGCGAGCGCTCGATCGATTGCTGGAGAACGAAGTTCCGTACGCGAAGAGACTGGATCTCATCATGGAGGGTTCCTCATGCGTGTCGTTTCCGGGCTGGCAACAGCTCTAGGGGCAACAGTGACATGGCTGACGCTGGTGTCGTCACCGGCGATGGCCGAGTTCGCCGCAGCCGTCGACACAGAGACGCTGGTGTCCTTCGAATTCGGCTCGGGCGGAGCCCGCAGTGAATGCCACAGCGGAAAGTTCCTGTGCGAGCCAGAAGAATTCAAATGCGACAACGACAGATGCGTTCAGAAACAATGGCTGTGCGACGGCGACGACGACTGTGGCGACGGATCCGACGAAAGGAACTGTCAGTAGAACCCACGTGATTCGGTGTCCGCTAAGACCGTGTCTCATGTCGCTGTGACTGGTTATCGGTGGGTCGAGATGGACTGTGATCGGTTGTGGTGCATGATGTTCGGCCGTGTCGGACAAGTTGTCGAAGCGTCTCGTTCCGGACGAGCTTTGGGCGATGGTGGAGCCGTTGCTGCCGAAGTTCGAGCCACGACCGCAGGGTGGGGGTACTGCTCCGACCGACGAGCGGGCGGTGTTCACGGCAGTGGTATTCGTGCTGACCAGCGGGTGTGCGTGGCGGATGCTGCCGCCGTCATTCGGGGTCACCGTTCCAACGGCGCACCGCCGGTTCACGGTGTGGACCGAGGCCGGTCTCTGGCGGCGGCTACATCGCGCGATACTCGATGAGCTCGGCAGCGAGGGCTTGATCGACTGGTCGCGTGCGGTGATCGACGCAGCAAGCGTCCGGGCGAAAAGGGGGGATCTCTGACCGGCCCGAGCCCGGTTGACCGCGGCAAAGTCCGGCTCGAAAATCCACCTACTGTCCGATCGGGCGGGAATACCACTGTCGGTGGCGGTTTCGGCGGCCAACACCAACGATGCCGAGGCATTGCGGCCGCTGGTCAAGGCGGTCCCCGCGGTTCGGTCGCGGCGCGGTCCGCGTCGGCGCAAACCGGCCGAACTGCATGCCGACAAGGCGTACGACACCGCCGAGCTGCGGCAATGGGTGCGTGATCGGGGTATCGCCGTCCGCATCGCGCGCAAAGGCATCGAATCCTCCCAGCGCCTCGGCCGCCACCGCTGGGTCATCGAACGCACCATCTCCTGGCTCACCGGCTACCACCGGCTCAACATCCGCTACGACCGCAAAGCCACACACTTCCCTGCGTTCCTCACCCTTGCCGCGGCGCTGACCTGCTTCAAGAAGCTGACGAAATACGCCACATGAGACATCGTCTAAGAGGCGGGACTCGAGGTTCTCAGTTCCGCGGAAGTGTAGGCGCGGATGGTGCAATGGCCGCCGGGCCGCTTTCCTCGACGGAGTCCACGCAGCGCGTTGGCGGTGCGCAGGCCGGCATCGGCCGATCGTGACCGCGTCAGCTCCGCTGCTCGAGGCCCGATCCCGTTGGCTCGGCCGTGGCGAATGCCGGTGATTCTGGAGCGGAAGATGCCGGAGTTTCCGGAGTGGTCGCGGCAGCAGCCATGGGGCATGCGTCTGGAGTCGGGCCTGGCCCGGGGCGATGGCGGTGGGCCCCGGCCGCGCGTGCGTCGTCGTGGTCGACGTCTTGTCGTCACGACGTCGGTGTCGGTCGCGGTCGAAGCCGGGACATACGTGCTGCCCTACCCGTGGCGCGACGGCGAGGCCACGCAGTTCGCGGCGCGGCACGACGCGGCGCTGGCGGTAGGGCGGCGAGCGGTGTCCCAGCGGCAGCCGTGGTCGCTGTCTCCGGCGGCGTTGCGGCGCGCGCCGGTCGCGGCTCGGCTCGTCCTGCCCTCGCCGAATGGTTCGGCCATCTGCGCGGCCGTGACCGGTGTGCCGGTGGTCGCGGCCTGCCTGCGCAACGCGAGCGCCGTCGCCCGCTGGATCGTGGAACGAGGGTGGGGCACCGTGCAGCGGCCGGTGGCCGTGATCGCCGTCGGCGAGCATTGGCCCGGACGCGACGCATTGCGGCCCGCGGTCGAGGATTGGCTGGGCGCGGGAGCGGTCGCCGCGGCGCTGGCCCGCGGCGGAGCGGGGCCGCTGTCCGCGGAGGCTGCTGCGGCCGCGGCGGCACACGAGGGGGTCGCCGACGTCGCGGCGCTGATCCGCGACAGCGCTTCCGGCCGGGAGCTGGCCCGAGGCGGGTTCGCGCAGGATGTCGCGGTGGCCACCGAACTCGACGTCAGCCAGGTGGTGCCGGTGCGCGCCGAGGCAGCCTTCGCCGACGCCGTCCGATGACCGTGGGCGCGCGCCGCGGCCGGTCGGCGCTAGAGGTGCGGGCCGACCAGCGCGATCGCGGATTCGACCGCCACGTCGACGATGCCCGCGATGTCGTCGCCGTCTTCCACGGTGGTGGCGATCAGTTCCCGGAAGCCGCCGAAGAGGATCGTCGCCACCTGGCGGGATGGCGGCCGCAGTCCGGCGGCGGCGAATTCAGGTGTGTCGGCGAGCTTTTGGATCAATGCGACGAACGCGTCGCCGACCTCGCGCTGCAACTGGCGCGTGGCGTCACCGAGGGCCGGCACGACACGGATCCAACTGAGGGTGAGGGAAGGCTCTTCTCGCGCGGTGGCTATCCAGGCTTCGATGGCTTGGCGGATCTGGGTGCGCCATGGCATGCAGGGGTCGACCGCGGCATCGATCCGCTGGATCATCTCCTTGTGGTGCTCGGACAGCAGGGCGATGAAGCAGTCCTGTTTGCTGGTGAAGTGCTCGTAGAAGGTGCGGCGCGAGGTGCGGGCTTGGCGGACCACGTCGGCGACGGTCGAGTCCTGGTAACCGCGTTCGCGCACCGCCACGGCCATGGCGTCGAGCAGGCGGCGGCGAAACCCCGCGTCCGCGCCGTCGTCGGCGGAGGTGCGGGGTACCGGCTCGGCGCGTGTCACGAGATTCAGGTTAGTCAGTCCGTTCGGCTCGTCGCGTTCCGCCCGAGCCTCGCGGGCGGGGATCCGGCCCCGGCCAGAGCACGGTCGAGATGAGGTCGGCGAGCCTGCCCGTCGACGAGGGTGACCCCCGGCCGACTTCGGGGAACCGCTCGCTCATGCCGTCGCCTCGGCGGCGCGGTCGCGCGCTTGCTCGCGCTGTCGGGGACTGCGACGGTGCACCACTGCCCGGCCCTTCTTGGCCGGGACGAGCGCGACACCGCGGAAGTGCGCGCGCTCGTCGCGGGCGTCGGTGGGTTCGAGCGTGAAATCACGCAGCAGCGTGCGCAGCACGACGTTCATTTCCAACGTGGCGAACGCGGCGCCGATGCACCGGCGGCTGCCGCCGCCGAAGGGAATCCAGCTGAAGGTGCCCGGACGGACACCGACGAATCGGTCGGGATCGAAGGCGCGGGCATCGGGGAAGAGTTCCTCGTTGTCGTGCATCAACCGGATGTTGGCCACGATCTTCTGGCCCTTGGGCAGGGTCCACCGGCCCAGCCGCAGAGAATCGGCGCGGACCTGGCGGAACGTGGCATCGACGACCGGCCGCACTCGCTGCACCTCCAGCAGCGTCGCCTCGCGCAGCTGTGAACCTCCCGCATCGGCTTCGGTGAGCAGGCGGCGCAGGATGTCCGGGTGCCTGCGCAACCGTTCGATCGTCCACGCCAGCGTTGTCGCCGTCGTCTCGTGTCCGGCCGTGAGCAGGGTCAGCAATTCGTCGGCGATCTCAGCGTGCGACATGGCCGAGCCGTCGTCGTAGCGCGCTTGCAGCAGCATCGCCAGCACGTCGTCGCGCTCATCGATCCGGTCGGCTGCGGCGCGGTCGACGAGTCGGCCGACGATTTCGTCGTAGCGTCGGCGATAGGCCGCGAACCGGGCCCAGGGACCGAGCCTGCCCAGCGCCCGCTGGGGAACCGGGACGGCCGCGAGGGCCGAGGCCACCAGCACCAGTTTGGGTAGCAGTCGGCGCAGTTCGTCGAACTCCGCGCCCTCGGCGCCGAAGACCGCGCGCAGGATCACGTTGAGCGTGATCCGCATCATCGAGTCCATCGTCGCGAACTCG
Encoded here:
- a CDS encoding TetR/AcrR family transcriptional regulator, which encodes MAVAVRERGYQDSTVADVVRQARTSRRTFYEHFTSKQDCFIALLSEHHKEMIQRIDAAVDPCMPWRTQIRQAIEAWIATAREEPSLTLSWIRVVPALGDATRQLQREVGDAFVALIQKLADTPEFAAAGLRPPSRQVATILFGGFRELIATTVEDGDDIAGIVDVAVESAIALVGPHL
- a CDS encoding carbohydrate-binding module family 14 protein, which translates into the protein MRLARILALSAGALLLGSGLTLAAGSSAGAEGVGLDVAAFSCPQPDGLFPHPEDVTRYVECSNNIATVQSCPSGLHWNRNGQYCDWPSSAGAVADEYQSGQGSARHRS
- a CDS encoding cytochrome P450, with the translated sequence MPAVRIPDGPSSPPIVQNLQILTGRTRTWRRMHDRYGSAFTIQMPRFGPCVVLADPAEIKALFTASTDLVDNLDVNLGQFLGPGSLFALTGAEHRKQRKLLTPPFHGRRLAVYESLIEEEAVREMAAWPSGREFATMDSMMRITLNVILRAVFGAEGAEFDELRRLLPKLVLVASALAAVPVPQRALGRLGPWARFAAYRRRYDEIVGRLVDRAAADRIDERDDVLAMLLQARYDDGSAMSHAEIADELLTLLTAGHETTATTLAWTIERLRRHPDILRRLLTEADAGGSQLREATLLEVQRVRPVVDATFRQVRADSLRLGRWTLPKGQKIVANIRLMHDNEELFPDARAFDPDRFVGVRPGTFSWIPFGGGSRRCIGAAFATLEMNVVLRTLLRDFTLEPTDARDERAHFRGVALVPAKKGRAVVHRRSPRQREQARDRAAEATA